The Haloarcula sp. CBA1127 genomic interval AAGCGGCCCTGGACCGCCCGCAGTAGCGGATACGTGACCACATTTGGGAGTCGTCTTCTGACGATGTCTGAAAGCTGTGCCTCTCGCGTGCGCGTGTGCGCGAAGCCCTCATAAGTCCACAGCCCCTATATTGAATGATGACACCAGAGAAGCCATCCGCTGACGGCGAGCAGACCGCCGATAGTCGGGCGAGCGACGCAGGCCCGGCGGTCGACTACGAGACGGTGTCGGTCCCAGTGCTGGTCGTCGGCGCTGGCGCTGCCGGGGCGCGGGCCGCAATTGGACTTGCCGAGAACGGTGTCGAGCCGCTGGTCATCGGCAAACGTGACCACGGCGACGCCCATACCACGTGGGCGGCCGGCGGTATCAACGCCTCGCTGGGGTCACTCGACCCCGAGGACGACTGGACCATCCATGCAGCAGACACGCTGGACGAGGGGCATTTCATCAACGACCCGAAAGCGGTCGAACTGACGGCCAAGCATATGCCCGACCGCATCCGGGAACTCGACGACTGGGGGATGCCGTTTGACCGCACCGAAGACGGGAAAATCAATCAGCGGTACTTCGGCGCGCAGTCGTTCCGGCGGACCTGCTTCGTCGGCGACCGCACGGGCGAAGCGATGCTGGATACCCTCGTCGACAAGGCCCAGAGCCTCGGAATCCCCTACCGCGACAACGTGATGATTACCCGCCTGCTCTCGAACGGCGATCAGGTCTACGGCGCGGCCGGCTACGACATGGAGAGCGGCGAGTTCATTCTCTTCGAGTCCGACCACATCGTTCTGGCGGCGGGTGGCTCCTCTGCCCTCTACAACCGCCATTCCTCGCGTGACGAGGAGAACAACGGCGATGGCCCGGCACTGGCGCTCGAAGCCGGCGCGTCGCTGATGGACATGGAGTTCGTCCAGTTCCACCCGACGGGGATGGTCGGCGACCGCTACGGCGAGGACTGGGACGGCCGCCTCGTCACCGAGGCGGTCCGCGGCGAAGGCGGTCGATTGCTCAACGCCGATGGCGAGCGGTTCATGGAAGAGTACTCACCGGACCAGATGGAACTCGACGCGCGGGACGTGGTGGCCCGCGCCATCGCGCAGGAACTCCGTGAAGGCCGCGGAACCGAGAACGGCGGCGTCTATCTGGATATCTCCCATCGTGACGACGAGTACATTAAATCGCGGCTCCCGCGGATGTACGAGCGGTTCATGGACCTTGGCGTCGACATCACCGAGAAGCCGATGGAAGTCGCACCGACCGCCCACTACTCGATGGGCGGTGTCGACATCGACTTCGAGACCGGCGAGACCGGCGTCAGTGGGCTCTATGCCGTCGGCGAGACGGTCGCAGGCGTGCACGGTGCGAACCGACTCGGCGGGAACTCGCTCGCTGAGACGGTCGCCATCGGCGCACTCGTCGGCGACCACGTCGCAACGCAGGTGACAGGCGACGACCGCAACGGGGCCCTGCCGGCTGGACAGCGCGCTATCGCCGAGCGTGAGTTCCGGTCGCTGCGGGAACTAGAGGCATCGGACGGCGATGAGACGCCCGAACAGCTCCTTGCGGACCTCGGCGACCTGCTGTGGGAGCACGCTGGTATCCTCCGCACTGACGAGTCGGTGTCGGCAGGGCTGGAGAAGCTCCGAAACCTCCGCGAGCGGACGGGGGACATCGGCGTCGACGGCGACCGGACCAGCCTGTCGTTCGAACTCGCCGTCGACCTCTCGTTCAGCCTCACGGTGGCCGAAGCGTTGCTGCTTGGTGCGCGCAAGCGCGACGAGTCCCGCGGCGCACACTACCGTACCGACGCGCCCGACGTGGACCCCGAGTGGCGGCGGAACATCCTCGTGGACCAGGGTGACACCGGACTCGAACTGACGACCCGCGGCGTCGCAGAACCGAGCGACGCAGTCAGCGAGGCGGTCGATGTCGGCTACGAACTCGACTACCACCACCTCGAATAGGCCGGTCGGCAACGCGGCCTGCGCGCGCGAGTTTCAGTCGTGGTGTCACTTGACACGCCCCGACAGCGGGCGTGGCGACTGGTGACCGGACGTAGTGTGTCTTGACAGGGTCGAGAATTATTCTTACCTCACCGGTATTCAAGAGAGTCCCAACCGACAGTGAACCTACTGTGGCTCCGACTCGCCGAACCGTCCTCGCCAGCGGCGGCCCCGCTCTCGGAAGCCTCACCGCTGTTTCAGGCTGTCTGGGTGCTGCCGGCGATGCAGACGTGTCGTGTCCGCCGTCGGTCCCGACAGACGCGTCGCTACGCATCGGGTTCGTCGGCGACGTGATGCTGGGCCGGAGCGTCGACGAACGCTGGCGCGATGCCCCCGACGGTCCGACCGCCGTCTGGGGGTCAATGCTCGACCGACTCCAGTCGCTCGACGGGCTGGTGACGAACCTCGAATGCTGTCTCTCCGACCGCGGCGAACCACGGCCCGGGCGTACGTTCCACTTCCGAGCGAGCCCGGAATGGGCAGTGGCCGCGCTGGACCGCGCCGGCGTCTCCTGTGCTGGACTGGCGAACAATCACCTGCTCGATTTCGGACCGGCGGCGCTCACGGACACGCCGGCTCACCTCGCCGACACTGGCATCGCCGCAGCCGGGGCCGGCGTCGATAGAGAGACAGCGTTCGAGCCAGCGGTCGTCGACATCGGTGGCCTCTCTATCGCCGTCGTCGCCGTCACCGATCAGTCGCCCAGCTACGCCGCCGACGGCGACAGCCCCGGCACGGCCTACGCACCGCTTGACCCGAACCACCCGCTAACTCGCCGCCGTGTTGGGGGCGCGCTGGCGGCGGCCCGTGACGCCGACCCAGACCTGCTCGTCGTCACCGCCCACTGGGGACCGAATTGGGTGACCGAGCCGAGCGAGACACAACAGGCGTTCGCCCGCTGGCTGGTAGACAATGGTGCGGACGTGGTCCATGGCCACAGCGCCCACGTCGTCCAGGGTATCGAGGTGTACCGCGGTCGCCCCATCATGTACGACACCGGCAACTTCGTTGACGACTACGCGATCAAGACCGGTTACCGCAACGACCGAAGTTTCCTGTTCGAACTGCACATCGAGGACGGGCGGCTGGCCGCGCTCGAACTCACGCCGGTCGAGAACGCGTACACACAGGTCGGATACGCCGACGACGCGGTGGCCGAGTGGCTTCGTAAGACAGTACGAGAACGCTCTCGGCCCTTCGGAACGACTATCGAGCGCGACGGCCGGGGACTTCGAATCCCGCTGTCGTGTCCGACATAGCATCCGCTGTGTGTTTCTGGGCGGCTCGTCGTCGGCTGCTACTCGTCGACAGTCACAACCGCCGCCATGATCTCGTCGACCAGCCGTGGGTTGTACGTCCAGACACCCCGAAACGCTCCGTCCTCGGTTTCCTCGGCGACGAGCGCACACTTGTTCTGGTCGTCACCGTCAGCGTCGAACGCCAGCAGCCAGACCTGTTCGAGGGTGTCGTTCGTGAGCGGATGGAACGAGATTCCAGGAATCGCCGGCGGCTCCCAGTCGTCCTGTCCGTACACGTGGATGTCGAGGTCCGTGTCGCTGGTAAGCGACTCGTATCGGGCGCGCTGCGAGCGGAATATCGACAGTGACTGGAAGCTCACTCGAAGGGTTCCCGCCCCGACGCGGTACGCTCTATCCTCGAACTCGTGGGACGTTGCGAGCAACTGTGCCGGCGTGAGCGATGACAGGAGCGTGTTCGCGAGCGCCGAGTGAAGAAGCTGTCTGCCCGGGTCACTGTCAGGGGTGCCGCTGTCGCCGATACCAGCCATCGGATCGCACAGGAATGTCTCCATCGCTGTGAGCGGGACTGCCTCGGCGAACACACCGTCCCGACGGATGACGGCAAACGCGTTCTGGTGTCCGGTCGGGAGTTTCCGCCAAGTGGCGTCGATCCCCTGAGTTGCCAGCCGCTCGCCCACAGTCTTCGTTGCGGGCGGACCGTACACAGTTATCGTCACGTCCGAGTCCTCGAAGCGCCGGAGGAGGGTCCGAACTGTCATTGGCCCACGATCAGTCCTCGTGGTCTGTCTCAGCGGTATCCAGATCGGTTATCGTCGCCAGAACCTCAGCCGTAGATGGCGACAGCGATGCCAGCGTCACGGTCTGCTGGGCAGCGTCGTAGCTAACAATGCCAGCGTCATCGAGAACGGGAAGGTGACGATGGTGGAGCGCAGTGCGGGTATCATCCCAGTTGCAGGCGTCGGTGTCTCGGCCACGTGCACTTGACCAGCCCACGACCACGTCAGTGAGTTCCGAGATTGAGGCCGAGTCGTGTTCGGCAAGGTGCGTGTATATCATTCGCCGGGGCTCGGCTGCCAGCACCCGTAATAGCGTATCGAGTCGCTCGGACGAGAGTCCCGGCGTCTCCACGGGCTGTTCGTGCTGATCCATGTCAATTAATTATCCACTCTCGGTATTAATATCATTGGCCAGTAGTTAGTCACAGATGTGACGGAATCCATTTACGTGCCAGCACCGTCTAAAATGTATGAACTACGAGTCCGCTCTACAGCGTGCGTACGACGTGCTACCAGACCAGCCCCGGGAGGCGGGTGAACGGCTCTCGATTCCGGACCCCGAAGGACAGACTGACGGTGCGTTCACACGCCTGACGAATTTAGAGGCAATCGCCGACGCAGTCTCGCGGGACGCCCAGCATCTCCACCGAGCCATCCAGCGCGAGTTCGGGACCAACGGTCAGTTCGACGGCGGCGAAGCCCGCTACAACGGCTCGTTCGACACCAGCGATTTCGAGGCCGCTATTGACGCGTACATCGCCGAGTACGTCACCTGTTCCGAGTGTGGCCTGCCCGACACCGTCCTCAAAAACGAGGACGGCGTCGACATGCTGCGCTGTCAGGCCTGTGGTGCGTTCCGTCCGGTCGCCAAGGGTGCGAGTTCGAACACGCAGCAGGACCGACCGACGCTCGAAGAGGGCGAGACCTACGAGGTCAAGATCACCGGCACCGGCCGCGAGGGCGACGGCGTCGCCGAGAAAGGGAAGTACACCATCTTCGTTTCCGGAGCGCGCGAAGGCCAGGTTGTCGAAGCCTACATCGAGAGCATCAGCGGCACGCTGGCGTTCGGTCGAGTCGCCTGAAGGAAGCTTCTCCGCGGCGCAGTTACGTTTCTTCCTTATTCCCAGAGATCCGTCGAGAGATATCGCTCGCCGGTGTCCGGCAGGACGGCGACCACCGTCTCGTCGGGGTTCTCGGTAGCGTACTCTGTCGCCGCGTGCAGCGCCGCACCCGATGAAATCCCGACCATGATGCCCTCCTCGCTGGCGAGTCGGTGAGTCGCGTCGATAGATTCTGCCTTGCTCGCGGTCCGAACCTCGTCGACGAGGTCACGCCGGAGAATGTCCGGTACGAACCCGGGACCGATACCCTGGATATCGTGGCTATCGGGGTCGTCCGCCGAGAGCAGTTTGGACTGTTCCGGCTCAACGGCGACCGAGGTGAGATCCGCGCCGACCTCCTCCTCGATGTACTCCGAGATGCCGGTGATTGTGCCGCCGGTCCCGACGCCGGCGACGACGGCGTCTACGTCGCCGTCGGTGTCGTTCCAGATCTCCGGACCCGTCGTTTCGCGGTGTGCTCGCGGGTTCGCCTCGTTCTCGAACTGCCGAGCGCGAACGGTGCCCGGCGCGTCCGCGAGTTCGTTCGCGCGTTCGATTGCGCCGCTCATACCACCGGCAGCTGGTGTGAGTTCGAGGTCCGCGCCGAGCCCCGACAGCAACTGCCGGCGCTCCTCGCTCATCGATTCGGGCATCGTCAGCACGCAGTCGTACCCCCGTGCAGCACAGACAGCAGCCAACCCGATGCCGGTGTTACCACTGGTCGCTTCGACGACCGTTCCGTCGTCGGGGAGGGCACCGGACTCGGCGGCTGCGTCGACCATGTACAGTGCGATGCGGTCCTTCACCGAGTAGGGGTTCGCCGCTTCGACCTTGCCGAGCAGATTGTCCGCAAAGCTGTCGAGACAGACCAGCGGCGTGTCGCCGATGAGCGCAGTCACACTGGACGCGACAGTACCGTCATCTCGCTGGGCATACGACTGCATACACCGGGAGAAGACGATTAGTCCCCGTAACAGGGTTCCCCGAATACTGCGGGTCGGATACATTCACTCGGTTCCGAGTCTCCAGAAGCTTATGTTGTCTCCATCCAATCGTCTCAGTAATGCCTGAGATTACCGTCTCTGAGGGGCTGTACCGACAGCTATCCGCCGCCGAAGACCAAGTCGAGGAAGACACGCTCTGGAAGATGCTGCACCAGTTCAAGCGCCAGAACACGCCAAGCGAGTAACGCCGTCGCTATCCGACCGGTTCGATGAGTTCCGGTGAGTCATTAGCAGGACTGTTGACCGCTGACGAAACCGGATAGGTCTGCATAGGTCCGTCGAACGGATCAAGCAGTGTGCCCACGTCGTCGGCGCTGCCGCGCAGCCACGTCGACTCCTCCGAGGGGGCAAGGATGACGGCCATTCGATGATGGAGGTCGGCAACGGCCTCGTTCGGTTCGGTCGTCACAATTGTGAATGACTCGACGATATCGTCTTCATCGCCCAAATCACCGCCGCTTGCACCGAACTCTCCCAGCCCAGTCTGTCGCTGTGGCGGCTTCCACCGCTCGTACAGCCCCGCCATCGCGAACAGGTCGTCGTCCGGCAGCGCCACGCGGTACGGCTGCTTGCCGCCGCTCGTCTCGACCCACTCGTAGAACCCATCAGCAGGGACCAGACAGCGCCGGGACTCGTACGCCTCAGCGAACGACCGTTTCTCCGCCAGCGTCTCGGCGCGGGCGTTGATGTGCCCGTGGTCCGTTCGGCTGTCGGCCCAGGTCGGAATCAGGCCCCACTCCATCCGCTGGATTGTGCCCGGTGACTCGTCGGTGATGACCGGCAGGTCCTGACTCGGAGCGGCGTTGTATCGCGACTCGTAGTCGAAGGCAAACTTGGCGTCAAACCGCGTCTCAATTTCCTCGCGAGGGGAGAACAAACTGTAGCGGCCACACATAACCTGCGTTTGGCGGTCCCGCTGGATAAACCCACTACTCGCGCATCCACTCGCTTGCCTGTGGCTCCGTCGGGTCGGTCCTGACCTCGATGAGCGTCGGCGCATCCGTCTGAACCGCTTCACGAACCGCCGTGCGGATTTCGGACGGCGTGTCGGCTTGCATGGCTTCCATCCCCATTCCGGCAGCGACAGTCTCGAAATCAATCGGCGTCTTGTCCCATCCGTACGCCTGCTGGTCGAGGTCGTAGCTGCGCCCCGCCTCCTCGCTGATAATCGCGTAATCATCGTTGTTGAGGACGACGACAGTTATTGGGAGATTCTCAGCGACTGCGGTATGGAGCTCGTGGACGCACATCATGAGGCCGCCATCACCGGTCAGTGCAACGACCGGCGTGTCCGGGTTCGCTAGCTGTGCCCCAATCGCCGACGGCAGTCCCGTTCCCATCGTCGCCCACGACCCGGGGTTGACGTAGCTGCGTGGGCCGTACGCCGCAAACGTGTTCAGCGCCCAGACGCGGAACCCCCCGGCGTCGACAGCTGTGATGGCATCCGAAGGGAGTGCGTCTCGAAGGACTTGCAGCACATGGACGGAGGTCAGCGGCGGTTCCGAATCCACGAGCGGTTCGATTCGACGCGCTGTGGCGTCACGGACAGCCTGTGCGCGTTCGGTCCCGTCCGTCTTCGAGGCGGGAGCGGTGTCAGCCGCCGCAATTTTGTTCTCAATCGCCGTCATCGCGTCCGCGGCATCTGCGAGGATGCCGACAGTCGGGTCATAGCCCGTGCCGAGGTCGTCAGCGTCAATGGTGACCTGAATGAGTGTCTCAGGCAGTTCGACCGACCACCCGCGTGTCCCGTGTGCGTCGAGGTCAGAGCCGACGGCCAGCACAGCGTCGGAATCGGCGAGACAGTCCAGTAGCTCTGGGCTCGCGCTGCCGGCCAACACGCCGGCACTGAGGTCGTGATCCTCGGGGAACACGCCCTTGCCCTTGTACGTCGTTACGACAGGCGCGTCGAGTCGCTCGGCGAGGCTTCGGAGCGCCGCCGTCCCACCCGACGCTCGCACACCACCGCCGGCCAGAATAAGGGGCCGCTCGGCCGCAAGCAGGTGCTCGGCGGCTGTCGCAACTTCCTGCTCCGGAACGGTGCTGGAAGACGGAGCCGAAGGTGTGCTTGCACCAGCCAGCGGGACATCCATCTGCAGGTAGTTCTTTGGAAGCCCGACTCTGACTGGTCCCTTCGGAGGTGTTTGCGCGATCTGTACTGCCCGGTCGATCGTCGCCGCTGTCGTTTCGGGGTTTTTCAGTAATATGTTCTCTTTGACGACGTTGTCATAGGTGTCCGGTGGGGTTTCGTGGATCGCATCGCCGCCCCGGAGCGCCGGCTCGGTTTCAATGGCGAAATGCACCAGCGGTGTGCAGTCGTTCAGCGCGTTTTTCAGGCCGTTCATCGCGTTC includes:
- a CDS encoding L-aspartate oxidase; its protein translation is MTPEKPSADGEQTADSRASDAGPAVDYETVSVPVLVVGAGAAGARAAIGLAENGVEPLVIGKRDHGDAHTTWAAGGINASLGSLDPEDDWTIHAADTLDEGHFINDPKAVELTAKHMPDRIRELDDWGMPFDRTEDGKINQRYFGAQSFRRTCFVGDRTGEAMLDTLVDKAQSLGIPYRDNVMITRLLSNGDQVYGAAGYDMESGEFILFESDHIVLAAGGSSALYNRHSSRDEENNGDGPALALEAGASLMDMEFVQFHPTGMVGDRYGEDWDGRLVTEAVRGEGGRLLNADGERFMEEYSPDQMELDARDVVARAIAQELREGRGTENGGVYLDISHRDDEYIKSRLPRMYERFMDLGVDITEKPMEVAPTAHYSMGGVDIDFETGETGVSGLYAVGETVAGVHGANRLGGNSLAETVAIGALVGDHVATQVTGDDRNGALPAGQRAIAEREFRSLRELEASDGDETPEQLLADLGDLLWEHAGILRTDESVSAGLEKLRNLRERTGDIGVDGDRTSLSFELAVDLSFSLTVAEALLLGARKRDESRGAHYRTDAPDVDPEWRRNILVDQGDTGLELTTRGVAEPSDAVSEAVDVGYELDYHHLE
- a CDS encoding CapA family protein, whose amino-acid sequence is MAPTRRTVLASGGPALGSLTAVSGCLGAAGDADVSCPPSVPTDASLRIGFVGDVMLGRSVDERWRDAPDGPTAVWGSMLDRLQSLDGLVTNLECCLSDRGEPRPGRTFHFRASPEWAVAALDRAGVSCAGLANNHLLDFGPAALTDTPAHLADTGIAAAGAGVDRETAFEPAVVDIGGLSIAVVAVTDQSPSYAADGDSPGTAYAPLDPNHPLTRRRVGGALAAARDADPDLLVVTAHWGPNWVTEPSETQQAFARWLVDNGADVVHGHSAHVVQGIEVYRGRPIMYDTGNFVDDYAIKTGYRNDRSFLFELHIEDGRLAALELTPVENAYTQVGYADDAVAEWLRKTVRERSRPFGTTIERDGRGLRIPLSCPT
- a CDS encoding DICT sensory domain-containing protein gives rise to the protein MTVRTLLRRFEDSDVTITVYGPPATKTVGERLATQGIDATWRKLPTGHQNAFAVIRRDGVFAEAVPLTAMETFLCDPMAGIGDSGTPDSDPGRQLLHSALANTLLSSLTPAQLLATSHEFEDRAYRVGAGTLRVSFQSLSIFRSQRARYESLTSDTDLDIHVYGQDDWEPPAIPGISFHPLTNDTLEQVWLLAFDADGDDQNKCALVAEETEDGAFRGVWTYNPRLVDEIMAAVVTVDE
- a CDS encoding transcriptional regulator → MDQHEQPVETPGLSSERLDTLLRVLAAEPRRMIYTHLAEHDSASISELTDVVVGWSSARGRDTDACNWDDTRTALHHRHLPVLDDAGIVSYDAAQQTVTLASLSPSTAEVLATITDLDTAETDHED
- a CDS encoding translation initiation factor IF-2 subunit beta; this encodes MNYESALQRAYDVLPDQPREAGERLSIPDPEGQTDGAFTRLTNLEAIADAVSRDAQHLHRAIQREFGTNGQFDGGEARYNGSFDTSDFEAAIDAYIAEYVTCSECGLPDTVLKNEDGVDMLRCQACGAFRPVAKGASSNTQQDRPTLEEGETYEVKITGTGREGDGVAEKGKYTIFVSGAREGQVVEAYIESISGTLAFGRVA
- the cysK gene encoding cysteine synthase A, which produces MQSYAQRDDGTVASSVTALIGDTPLVCLDSFADNLLGKVEAANPYSVKDRIALYMVDAAAESGALPDDGTVVEATSGNTGIGLAAVCAARGYDCVLTMPESMSEERRQLLSGLGADLELTPAAGGMSGAIERANELADAPGTVRARQFENEANPRAHRETTGPEIWNDTDGDVDAVVAGVGTGGTITGISEYIEEEVGADLTSVAVEPEQSKLLSADDPDSHDIQGIGPGFVPDILRRDLVDEVRTASKAESIDATHRLASEEGIMVGISSGAALHAATEYATENPDETVVAVLPDTGERYLSTDLWE
- a CDS encoding SOS response-associated peptidase; translated protein: MCGRYSLFSPREEIETRFDAKFAFDYESRYNAAPSQDLPVITDESPGTIQRMEWGLIPTWADSRTDHGHINARAETLAEKRSFAEAYESRRCLVPADGFYEWVETSGGKQPYRVALPDDDLFAMAGLYERWKPPQRQTGLGEFGASGGDLGDEDDIVESFTIVTTEPNEAVADLHHRMAVILAPSEESTWLRGSADDVGTLLDPFDGPMQTYPVSSAVNSPANDSPELIEPVG
- a CDS encoding thiamine pyrophosphate-binding protein; protein product: MRVSLAVVDRLVANGIDTVFGIPGKQSLPLNEAIGNRDDIRFVVARHETAVSHQAWGYAETSGEIASTVVVPGPGDMNAMNGLKNALNDCTPLVHFAIETEPALRGGDAIHETPPDTYDNVVKENILLKNPETTAATIDRAVQIAQTPPKGPVRVGLPKNYLQMDVPLAGASTPSAPSSSTVPEQEVATAAEHLLAAERPLILAGGGVRASGGTAALRSLAERLDAPVVTTYKGKGVFPEDHDLSAGVLAGSASPELLDCLADSDAVLAVGSDLDAHGTRGWSVELPETLIQVTIDADDLGTGYDPTVGILADAADAMTAIENKIAAADTAPASKTDGTERAQAVRDATARRIEPLVDSEPPLTSVHVLQVLRDALPSDAITAVDAGGFRVWALNTFAAYGPRSYVNPGSWATMGTGLPSAIGAQLANPDTPVVALTGDGGLMMCVHELHTAVAENLPITVVVLNNDDYAIISEEAGRSYDLDQQAYGWDKTPIDFETVAAGMGMEAMQADTPSEIRTAVREAVQTDAPTLIEVRTDPTEPQASEWMRE